Part of the Paenibacillus terrae HPL-003 genome is shown below.
TTATTGTGCAGGCTGCCTGGCAACTGTCAGCTGGAGCCGACTCCTTACTGATTCAGAAGTACATCGTGGATTATAATCCCAACGTTATTCATACATTTCAACATTTGACGAATGTTTTTTGTTATTATGCATTTGGTGCTCTTCCGCAGCTTATTGAGGTCTACTGTTTGCTGGAAGGCAAAAAAGTCCGCTTTATCCCGGGTCCTGCTTCTTTACAGCAATCTCTGGATTACGTTCGGTTATTGCGGGACTCCAGAGAGGATGTACACGCGTCAACAGAACGATGTCGTTGCGGAGCCTGCATAGGGGAACAACGAACACAGGGCAATAGCAGACGGTTATTGGGACCCTTGCTTTTTTCTTAGTACATTTTTTAAACCCTTTAAATGTGAATAATACCTTTTCGTTGAAGGAGCCTTGGAAAGCAAGGCTCTTTTTTTATAAAATTTTTTTTGAAAAACTGAAAATTTATATTGCCTGAATAGATAAATATAACTATAATACTTCAATGTACGATATTTATATGAAAATATTTAAATATAAAAGGAGACGGTGTGTGTGAGCATAGACAAGGATTGCCTACGTACATAGATAATGTTCTTTCTTTTGCATGGTATGCTGCCATGTGCTTATTTTACGTTCACGGTTTGGTTTGATGGCCTAATATTTCAAAATTAAAATATTAGCGTTGAATAATAAAATTTTTTGGACAACAGGGGTGGAAGAAGTGAGTAAGAAAACCGTACTGCCAATTCTCATCGTACTGCTCATTCTGAGCGGCGGAACCATTGGCTACTATTATTGGTATCAGGCAACACACTTTGTTAAGAGTGACGATGCGCGTATTCAAGCGGATCAATATAAGGTAATGCCGCAAATTTCCGGAGAGATTACACACATTGATGTGGAGGAAGGCGATGTTCTTCAGCGCAATGAACCGATTGCCGAGCAGGATGTATCGGGGCTGGATTCCAGCATGATCAGCAAGTCCGTACTGCGTGCGCCGATCAATGGTACCGTTATTAAGATTTATTCGAAGGAGCATGAAATCGGTTCTCCAGGCAGTGCTGTTGCGACCATGGTTGATATGAACAGTCTGTATGTCTCCACGAATATTGAAGAAACCGATATTGACCGCATTAAACCGGGACAGCTCGTTGACATTACGCTTGATGCAGCAGGTGACAAGACGATTCAAGGCAAGGTTCGCAAAGTGGGCGAAGCCTCAAATGCAGTGTTCTCGCTCATTCCTGCGGTAAACACAAGCGGTAACTTTAACAAGGTGACCCAGCGTGTGCCTGTAGAAATTGCTGTTAACAAGCCGAAGGATATGAAGCTCATTCCAGGAACCAACGTGGAAGTTAAAATCCATACATCTTAAAAAGGAGGGGTCCATGTGGCTGCCAATGAAACTGCTGCTGCTCCTTCGACAGATTCTTCCAAAGAACGCTGGCTTGCTTTTTTTGCCATCGTTTTAGGCGCCTTTGTCGCCATTCTGAACAACAGTCTGATCAATGTCGCCATTCCTCGATTGACGACGGACTTAGGATCAACGACGACACGTATTCAGTGGGTTATTACAGGTTACACGCTTGCATCCGGCGTAATCGTCCCGATTACCGGATATATGGAGCAGCGTATCGGATATAAAAAATTCTTGATTCTTGCGCTAAGCGTGTTCTCGCTGGGAACGGGAGTATGTATTTTTGCATGGAGTGATTCTTCTCTGATCGCCGCGCGTGTGCTGGCTGGTCTGGGCGGCGGTGTCATTATGCCGCTAAGTATGACGATTATTTACAAAATCATGCCGCGTGAACAAATCGGTATGTCCCTTGGTATATGGGGGATCGCTGCAATGGCAGCGCCAGCTGTAGGACCTACGCTGAGCGGATACTTAATTGAATGGTTTAACTGGCGGTTCTTGTTTATTGTCAGTCTGCCTGTAGCTTTATTTGCAATTTTAATGGTCATACTCCTAATCAAAGAGCCACCTAAAGCAACACCGAAGCCGTTTGATTTGCCGGGCTTTTTGCTGGCCGCAACTTGTGCAGGGACGCTCCTGTACGCACTAACTAACGGGCAGCATGATGGCTGGACTTCTTTTAAAATTGTATCTCTACTGTTCGTCGCCTTCTGGGCGCTTGTCTTTCTTATTTATGTGGAAAGCGGAAAAGACAATGCTGTAATTGAAATTTCATTATTCAAGAATTCAAAATATACGATTAGTGTTATTGCCTCCAGTCTGGTCATGATGGGGATGTACGGAGGAACGTTTTTGACACCGTTGTTTTTGCAAAATATTCAGCATGTGTCACCAATCGATACCGGAATCATCCTCATTCCACAGGCGATTGCAATGGCGGCTATGATGCCGATTGCCGGGCGGCTATTTGATAAGTTCGGCATTGTGCCCTTGGGGCTTGTTGGCCTGACGCTGACCAGCTTCATGACATATCATTTGCATCAGCTTACGCCGGACACACCTCATATTTGGCTGGAAACGGTAATGGCATTCCGGGGTCTGGGAATCGGCATTTGTATGATGCCATTGTCTACGGTCGGTATGAATGCTGTTCATCCGAGTAAGGTAGCGAATGCGTCTACAGCATCCAATCTGGTGCGTACCGTTGCAGCATCTATGGCTATTGCAGTGCTGACAGCGATTATGCAAAGTCGTTCGGCAGCTCATGCCCAACAAATTTCGGAGACAGTTACACCGGACGCGGCTCATGCGCTGCAAGCGACGTTGGGCAGTTCTTGGGTGTCATCTATAAGTGGTTTAATCACGCTGGATGCCACATCAAGAGGGATTGGGGATACGTTCCTCATTTCATCCATACCGCTGTTTTGCACGATTCCGCTAATCTTTTTGTTTATTCAAAGGAAGAAAGCAAAGACACAGCCGGAGGCTTAATAAAAAGTACTACAAAATATCGACTGGATGGCTTACATTATTTCCAAGGACAGAAAGAAAGGGAATTATCATGAAAATATTGAGAGTAGAAAGTACATTAGCGGCCTTAGTGCTCGGCGGCGCAGTGCTGGCAGGCTGCTCCAGTAATAGCGGAGCGGCGCAGGATATGGTCGTTCCTGTCAAGATCAGCCAAGCGCAGCAGGGTATCATTGGGCAAGGGAACATTTATACGGGAACGGTAACACCTTCGGAGACGGTGAATATCGTTCCAAAAGTGGGCGGTAAAGTAGTTGAACTGCCTGTGGATATTGGCTCAGAGGTCAAAAAAGGTCAAGTGCTGTTCAAGCTTGATGACAAGGACACGCGGAATAATGTAGCGAAAGCCCGCGCAGCAGCAGCAGCAGCAGCAGCAGGAGTGAGTTCTGCTCAGGCATCTCATGAATCGACGATGGTTCAAGCCAACTCGGGCGTAGTACAATCCAAAAGCGGCGTGATTCAGTCCCAAAGCGCAATCAACCAGGCGCAGGGAGCCATTAATCAGGCCACTACAGCCGTAGAACAGGCGACACACGGCGTCTCCTCGGCGGCCAATACGGTGAAGCAAACGCAGCAAGCGCTGGCGGATGCTCAGAAAAATGTAACGCGTACTCAAAGCCTGTTTGATGCGGGTGCGAGTACTCAAGCACAATTGGAACAAGCGAAAACAGCCGTTGTGAACGCAGAAGCGGCATACAACAATGCGCAAAACGCACAGGCTAATGCCCAGGACCAACTGGTGGCTGCTCAGAAGGCGCTCACTACGGCCCGTAACAGCTACGATTCAGCAAAAAACAGCTACAGTAATGCTAACAGCGGCTACAGCAATGCACAAAATCAACTGAAGGTATCTCAAAATACAGCGGTTATCGAGTCCAGCCAACAGTCTCTCAAGCAGGCTCAGCTAAATGTAAGCATCGCTCAGGACGCACTCGACGACACAGTGATTACATCACCGATTAACGGTATTGTAGGTACGAAAAATGCAGAAGTAGGCGAAATGGTATCCGCTCAGGCTCCTGCGCTGGTCATTGCCAACCTGAGCACAGTTAATACACTGATCTATGTACCGGCTGAGCAGATCAACAATGTAAAAGCAGGCGACAAGGTACAGGTACGTGTAGCAGCTTCCAATATTGTGACAACAGGTACAGTTAAAAATGTAAGCCCGTTGGACGCAAGTGGAAAAGGATATCCTGTGAAAATTTCGGTGGCTAATCCGGACGTGAAGCTGAAGTCCGGCATGCTGGCTGATATCAGCTTTGTCGCTGCGAATGCACAAGAAGGTATTGTCGTTCCTACCGCAGCGATTCAAAAGGATCAAGGTAAGCAATATGTATACGTTGTGAATGGTGACCATGCGAAACGCAAGGAAGTGAAGACGGTTCAGACGACAGGCTCCCAAACACTGGTTACCAGTGGCTTGAGCAACGAAGAGAACGTAATCGTGAATAATCTGGCGTTGCTGTCTGATAACTCACCGATCACCATTAGCCAATAATTCGGCTTCAAAATTTGTTGTATTATATATTAGAGATTTATTAGGGAGTATAGGCGCAGGGCAGACTGGAGTAATTTTACCGGCTGCCCTGTTTTAGTTTCTTTGCGCACATTTTACATAGGATTGATGTCGGTAGGGGTCTATTTTTGACGAACATTGGTATGATAGGATAGACTAAACTGGAAATAGATAGTTTATGAGATAGGGGTTTATTACATTTTCAGATCAGTGATCGGAGGTATTACGAGATGGAAGTAAAGCTGGTTGTGGATTATGAAGCTTATGAGAATGGTCAAACGATGGCTAAGTCTATTGAAGAACTGGCAGTCAAGCCAGAGAGTGTGGAAATTACGGATTTGATTATTGGAGACTGGGGCGGAGCCTACGAACAATCGCCGGAGGATTTTATTCCGGTGCTGGTAAAGCACAAAGATGAATTTCCGAAGCTGCGTAAGCTGTTTATCGGTGATATGGAATATGATGAGTGTGAGGTTTCGTGGATTAACCAGACGAATCTGTCCCCGCTGTTGGAGGCGTTTCCAGCATTGGAATCCTTTTATGTCAAAGGAAGTCAGGACCTAAGCCTGGAACCGATGCGGCATAGCCACCTTCAGGAATTGGTTATTATTTGCGGCGGTTTGCCTGCGAGTGTCCTTCAGGAGATTCGTAATGCCGAGCTGCCTGAGCTGCGCAAGCTGGAGTTGTATTTGGGCGTGGATCAATACGGCTTTGACGGTGGTCTGAAGGATGTATTACCGTTCCTGAACGACAATCCTTTTCCCAAGCTTACCTATTTGGGACTGAAGGATAGTGAAATACAGGATGAAATCGCGATTGCTGCGGCAAGCGCACCTGTGATTGGACAACTGGAGATACTGGATCTGTCTCAAGGCACGTTGTCCGATAAAGGGGCAGAGGCACTACTGGCTAGTGAAAGCATCAAAGGGCTGAAGCATCTGGATTTGAGCTATCATTATATGTCTGATGAAATGATGAAACGTTGGAAAAGCTCAGGACTGTCTGTGAACGTGGAAGATCAGCAGCAAGCGGACGAGGAAGATGATTGGCGTTATCCATCGTTGACTGAGTAATCTATAAAGAGGACTCTCTACGATCGGGCCTTATTCAAAAATTAAAGTGAGGCGGCTTTATGGTTGGGATATCAGACAGCAATGTCAGCGAGCCGTTTATTTTGTTCGGCAATCCGGGGAATCGGCGGACCACAGGACTACAGGAGGCGCGAAGCAGATTGAAGCTGCCGACAGCTCTTGAGATTTCCTATAAAAATGTGCTGGAAGCCATCCGTGAGAAACAAAGTTTGGGTGAACTGGTGGCCCGAATAGCTGGACAGTCTGCGTCAGACAGTGTAAATGCTAGTGTTTATGTGCAAGAGAGCATCCGTCAGTTACAGACGGGGCGGGCGGACATTAGTCCGCTGCTTCGTCTGGATGCACCGGGTGAAAGTTTTGAGGTAGAGCGTGAATTGATTGCTTTGGGAGCCCCGGATGCGGTGGGAGACGATTCTTTGTTGCCGTGGGCGCAATTAGCACATAGCCCAGGAATATTGGCGGCAGAAGCGCGAGGCCTGCTGGAGCAGCACGGTCGTATTTGGCACCCGGCACAATGGTTCCGGGGCTATTGCCGTCTGCTGGCGTGGCTACGGCAAGAAGCGGCCCTGCTATGGCCCTCGTCGCGCTGGATGAATGATCCGGCGGAAGTGGCTGTGATGTTCGACAAACGGCGTTGCAGCGCCGTATTGAACAAAGCGGGCATAAGGGTTCCGCCTGTGCTTGCACCACCAGACGGTACCTTTCGTCATGTTGCTGATCTACACGCAGCGATGAAGGAGAGCGGGGTTCACCGTCTGTTTGTGAAAATATTTTGCGGGTCCGGTGCTTCTGGTGTAATAGCCTATCAGGTGCATCCGCGGACACGAGCAGAACTGGCGGTAACCACCATTGGAACGGAAATCGTACACGGACAGCGTGTGTATTACAATGCCGGACGCTTGCGTCGTTATACGGACAAGCAGGATATTCATGCCATCCTGGGCTGGCTATGCTCGGAAGGGGTGCATGTGGAGCGCTGGATACCTAAAGCGAGTCTGAGCGGACGTGTTTA
Proteins encoded:
- a CDS encoding HlyD family efflux transporter periplasmic adaptor subunit gives rise to the protein MSKKTVLPILIVLLILSGGTIGYYYWYQATHFVKSDDARIQADQYKVMPQISGEITHIDVEEGDVLQRNEPIAEQDVSGLDSSMISKSVLRAPINGTVIKIYSKEHEIGSPGSAVATMVDMNSLYVSTNIEETDIDRIKPGQLVDITLDAAGDKTIQGKVRKVGEASNAVFSLIPAVNTSGNFNKVTQRVPVEIAVNKPKDMKLIPGTNVEVKIHTS
- a CDS encoding DHA2 family efflux MFS transporter permease subunit; translated protein: MAANETAAAPSTDSSKERWLAFFAIVLGAFVAILNNSLINVAIPRLTTDLGSTTTRIQWVITGYTLASGVIVPITGYMEQRIGYKKFLILALSVFSLGTGVCIFAWSDSSLIAARVLAGLGGGVIMPLSMTIIYKIMPREQIGMSLGIWGIAAMAAPAVGPTLSGYLIEWFNWRFLFIVSLPVALFAILMVILLIKEPPKATPKPFDLPGFLLAATCAGTLLYALTNGQHDGWTSFKIVSLLFVAFWALVFLIYVESGKDNAVIEISLFKNSKYTISVIASSLVMMGMYGGTFLTPLFLQNIQHVSPIDTGIILIPQAIAMAAMMPIAGRLFDKFGIVPLGLVGLTLTSFMTYHLHQLTPDTPHIWLETVMAFRGLGIGICMMPLSTVGMNAVHPSKVANASTASNLVRTVAASMAIAVLTAIMQSRSAAHAQQISETVTPDAAHALQATLGSSWVSSISGLITLDATSRGIGDTFLISSIPLFCTIPLIFLFIQRKKAKTQPEA
- a CDS encoding efflux RND transporter periplasmic adaptor subunit; the encoded protein is MKILRVESTLAALVLGGAVLAGCSSNSGAAQDMVVPVKISQAQQGIIGQGNIYTGTVTPSETVNIVPKVGGKVVELPVDIGSEVKKGQVLFKLDDKDTRNNVAKARAAAAAAAAGVSSAQASHESTMVQANSGVVQSKSGVIQSQSAINQAQGAINQATTAVEQATHGVSSAANTVKQTQQALADAQKNVTRTQSLFDAGASTQAQLEQAKTAVVNAEAAYNNAQNAQANAQDQLVAAQKALTTARNSYDSAKNSYSNANSGYSNAQNQLKVSQNTAVIESSQQSLKQAQLNVSIAQDALDDTVITSPINGIVGTKNAEVGEMVSAQAPALVIANLSTVNTLIYVPAEQINNVKAGDKVQVRVAASNIVTTGTVKNVSPLDASGKGYPVKISVANPDVKLKSGMLADISFVAANAQEGIVVPTAAIQKDQGKQYVYVVNGDHAKRKEVKTVQTTGSQTLVTSGLSNEENVIVNNLALLSDNSPITISQ
- a CDS encoding STM4015 family protein; the protein is MEVKLVVDYEAYENGQTMAKSIEELAVKPESVEITDLIIGDWGGAYEQSPEDFIPVLVKHKDEFPKLRKLFIGDMEYDECEVSWINQTNLSPLLEAFPALESFYVKGSQDLSLEPMRHSHLQELVIICGGLPASVLQEIRNAELPELRKLELYLGVDQYGFDGGLKDVLPFLNDNPFPKLTYLGLKDSEIQDEIAIAAASAPVIGQLEILDLSQGTLSDKGAEALLASESIKGLKHLDLSYHYMSDEMMKRWKSSGLSVNVEDQQQADEEDDWRYPSLTE
- a CDS encoding STM4014 family protein, coding for MVGISDSNVSEPFILFGNPGNRRTTGLQEARSRLKLPTALEISYKNVLEAIREKQSLGELVARIAGQSASDSVNASVYVQESIRQLQTGRADISPLLRLDAPGESFEVERELIALGAPDAVGDDSLLPWAQLAHSPGILAAEARGLLEQHGRIWHPAQWFRGYCRLLAWLRQEAALLWPSSRWMNDPAEVAVMFDKRRCSAVLNKAGIRVPPVLAPPDGTFRHVADLHAAMKESGVHRLFVKIFCGSGASGVIAYQVHPRTRAELAVTTIGTEIVHGQRVYYNAGRLRRYTDKQDIHAILGWLCSEGVHVERWIPKASLSGRVYDVRQLVCGSEACHAVLRLSRSPITNLHLRNDRLLLEDAGLPQDTVESVQQTAEAAMSTFPASMVAGLDVLVPAHGGRPYVLDVNPFGDLLYRVKHQGWNPYEWEMLHLANGTATVERKDLL